In Xenopus laevis strain J_2021 chromosome 2S, Xenopus_laevis_v10.1, whole genome shotgun sequence, a genomic segment contains:
- the LOC108708918 gene encoding alpha-tectorin — translation MNTLLIPASTDSGIVTVNNLSLDFSCSYALNMQSSLLTVFKPVMSSANLNTGNSASEAKTTIAAYINPSYTEPLQQEEQEQIPMDSTLYFGVSTDFYDPDFVLRVETCFASPINDNASPMKVMLLENGCSTDQGQYINVFDNGKTKEVRFSLVSLAFQGYDTVYIFCGARLCLNSTGTCSGCFKTRATIEDTVQLGLGPFTFIGGSSSSGSCTVMSVALLVGTMLAFIFCEIN, via the exons ATGAACACATTGCTCATTCCGGCTTCTACTGATTCTGGGATTGTGACAGTGAACAACTTAAGTCTTGATTTCTCTTGCTCATATGCTCTAAACATGCAAAGTTCCCTGTTAACAGTCTTCAAACCAGTTATGAG ttcagccaACCTAAACACTGGGAATTCAGCAAGTGAAGCAAAAACAACCATAGCAGCATATATTAACCCCTCATACACTGAGCCTCTGCAACAAGAGGAACAGGAGCAGATTCCAATGGACTCTACCCTATATTTTGGAGTGTCTACCGATTTCTATGACCCAGATTTTGTTCTACGTGTAGAAACATGCTTTGCTTCCCCTATAAATGATAACGCAAGCCCTATGAAAGTGATGCTGCTTGAAAATGG ATGTTCAACTGACCAGGGGCAGTATATCAATGTCTTCGACAATGGAAAAACCAAGGAAGTCAGGTTCAGTTTGGTTTCCCTCGCCTTTCAGGGTTATGACACTGTCTACATTTTCTGTGGTGCAAGACTATGTTTAAATTCAACGGGAACTTGCAGTGGG TGTTTCAAGACCCGTGCCACCATTGAAGACACAGTACAGCTGGGGCTTGGACCTTTCACATTTATAG GTGGCTCCAGCAGTTCTGGTTCTTGCACAG ttatgtCTGTTGCTTTGCTTGTTGGAACCATGTTGGCTTTTATCTTCTGTGAAATAAACTGA